One Vigna unguiculata cultivar IT97K-499-35 chromosome 11, ASM411807v1, whole genome shotgun sequence DNA window includes the following coding sequences:
- the LOC114170655 gene encoding protein ASYMMETRIC LEAVES 2, translated as MASSNSPCAACKFLRRKCQPECAFAPYFPPDQPQKFANVHRIFGASNVTKLLNDLHPHQREDAVNSLAYEAEMRLRDPVYGCVGVISLLQHQLRQLQMDLYCAKSELSRYQNLSTITTNHTLMASESAAAFHHHHHQNNNTTTTTNTFGRDHHYHFHHHQFFPRDHQHQQVARTFDGGNNYDASLLAMNISASLGQLNQLQHQSAAGGGDDRHTANRS; from the coding sequence ATGGCCTCTTCAAATTCACCATGTGCAGCATGCAAGTTCTTGCGTCGCAAATGCCAACCCGAGTGTGCTTTTGCACCCTATTTCCCTCCCGACCAACCTCAGAAGTTCGCAAATGTTCATAGAATTTTCGGAGCCAGCAATGTCACCAAGCTTCTCAACGATTTGCACCCTCACCAACGTGAAGATGCCGTGAATTCCCTTGCTTATGAAGCTGAGATGAGACTCCGTGATCCTGTCTATGGCTGTGTCGGAGTCATATCACTGTTACAGCACCAACTTCGCCAGCTTCAAATGGATCTCTACTGCGCCAAATCTGAACTCTCCAGGTACCAAAACCTAAGCACCATCACCACCAACCACACCCTCATGGCGTCTGAATCCGCCGCcgccttccaccaccaccaccaccagaacaacaacaccaccaccaccaccaataCCTTCGGCCGTGACCACCACTACCACTTCCACCACCACCAGTTTTTCCCCAGAGACCACCAACACCAACAAGTGGCGAGAACCTTCGACGGAGGCAACAACTACGACGCAAGCCTCTTGGCCATGAACATATCTGCCAGCTTAGGGCAACTGAACCAGCTTCAGCATCAGAGCGCCGCTGGCGGCGGCGATGACCGCCACACCGCCAACCGCTCCTAG